Proteins encoded by one window of Lathyrus oleraceus cultivar Zhongwan6 chromosome 1, CAAS_Psat_ZW6_1.0, whole genome shotgun sequence:
- the LOC127107288 gene encoding uncharacterized protein LOC127107288 produces the protein MDTTIAQQSATTVQQAETSGQQAAIRAQREALRDQREEVVAAARELTDFNHQNPPKFKGEHDSEKADLWIQEIDFFFEMLHYTNAKKVEYATFLLMAKDESWWRGAKQLMESKNEALNWVTFKQKFMDKYFPSSARSEKEAQFLRLYQGNMTIFEYADKFDSLAKYFRYFRDHVDENYKCERFEQGLRYEIKESVEPLEIRQFQGHQDRNNRGKQQQPYTRPQKSGRDQLQTQFKGGQRPQNSSSIRCYNCNKEGHVSTQCPERVRVCYLCQRPGHFARDCQAPRRDHVPYTNNNNDAIRSTAKGRAYHIGGKEASNASGLI, from the exons ATGGATACTACTATTGCTCAACAATCTGCAACTACTGTTCAACAAGCTGAAACTTCTGGCCAACAAGCTGCAATCCGAGCTCAACGTGAGGCGCTAAGGGATCAGAGAGAAGAAGTTGTTGCTGCTGCGAGAGAACTGACAGATTTTAATCATCAAAACCCACCAAAATTTAAAGGGGAACATGATTCAGAGAAGGCTGATCTTTGGATACAagaaattgattttttttttgaaatgtTGCATTACACAAATGCTAAGAAGGTGGAGTATGCAACCTTTTTGCTTATGGCAAAGGATGAATCCTGGTGGCGGGGTGCGAAGCAGCTAATGGAGAGTAAGAATGAAGCACTGAACTGGGTAACTTTTAAACAGAAATTTATGGACAAGTATTTCCCATCAAGTGCTAGATCTGAGAAAGAAGCTCAATTCCTCAGACTTTACCAAGGTAATATGACTATCTTTGAGTATGCTGACAAATTTGACTCACTAGCCAAATATTTCCGCTATTTTCGTGACCATGTGGATGAGAACTATAAATGTGAGAGGTTTGAGCAAGGACTCAGATATGAGATTAAGGAATCTGTGGAGCCCTTGGAGATTCGTCAGTTCCAA GGACATCAGGACCGCAATAATAGGGGTAAGCAACAACAACCATACACCCGACCTCAAAAGAGTGGAAGGGACCAACTTCAAACACAGTTCAAGGGAGGTCAGAGGCCACAAAATTCAAGTAGTATTCGCTGCTACAACTGCAATAAGGAGGGACATGTGAGTACTCAGTGCCCAGAAAGAGTGAGAGTCTGTTATCTTTGCCAGCGACCGGGACATTTTGCTAGGGATTGTCAAGCACCAAGGAGAGATCATGTTCCATATACCAATAACAATAATGATGCTATCCGGTCTACTGCTAAGGGACGTGCCTATCACATTGGAGGAAAGGAAGCTTCGAATGCCTCAGGATTAATCTAG